The Candidatus Desulfatibia profunda DNA window CACCATGTCGACAGCATCGAGCTTCCCAGGTCTTTTTTTGAAAAACTTGGGAAGGCCCCAGAAAAAAATGCACGTGAGAGTTTTGCCTTCACGGGTGTAGTGGGGGCAGCGGGTACAATAGAATCTTAAAATGAGCGCGGTCACGCTCACGAAAAGACCGGCAAAGGCGATCGTCCACCAGACCGAGTTCTTATAGATCGCAAGTACTGCCGTAATAACCGGAACCGACAGAAGGCAGATGTAGAACAAGAAATCCGAAAAACTGTAACGAAGTTTTAGCGCGTCGTGGGAATGAATCATGATCTGTTCCTCTGTAATCAATGCGGAAAAATATATCAGAACCGGGAAGAAAGGTCCTCTTGAAATTTCTCATGAAATGTTCTGTTTAGGTATCAGGGTCCTGAGAATATCTTCTTTGCCCACAATACCCACAAGCTTTTCCCCCCGCAACACAGGAATGGTATGAAAACCTTTATCCACCATCAGATGGGCGACCACCTCAATGTCCGTATCCGGTTGGACAAAGACCGGATTTGGTGTCATAGCTTGAGCCACGGTGATGGCGGCGATTTTTTGAACTTGTTTTTCGAGTTGTTTCATGGATGACAATGAAAACAGTCCATCCATAAATGTGAAAAAAGAGGGGATCGGAAGCCTTTTCTGCTGCGCAATCAAATCACTCTGGCATAAGATTCCAACTAGTTTCCCAGCTTTGTCCACAACCGGGACTCCGTTGATACGGTTTTCTAAAAGAAGCTTTGCTGCCTGCAAGACCTCAGTCTCCGGCAAGACGGTAATTAGTTCTGTTGTCATAATATCTTTTACTTTGAGCATGGCATCCCCTTAACACAAGCCAATTTCCTTAACATATGAAACCGGCAACTGCAAATATTTTCATTTGTTCTTTATCCGTGGTTCTAAGTCTGGGTTTTGTCAATAATGGCTTTGGCGGGTATCAGCCCGGTGGCGCTGGCGGAAACAATGTTTCCGGCGACTCCCGGCCCGTCGCCGGCGATATACATTCCTTTGATCTTTGTTTCCAATTCTTTGCTGGAATCGATCTGGGTTGCAAAAAACTTGATTTCCGGCGCATACAACAGGGTTTCGTCGTTGGACACACCGGGCACAACGCAGCTAAGCTTATCCAGACCTTCGATGATGTTCGTTAAAATTCTTTCGGGCAGGGCCATGGCAATATCGCCGCAGACCACGTTGGTCAGGGTCGGTTCGATGTAACCCTTTTTGATCCTGGGCCAGGTGCTGCGCCGGCCGCGTTTGAGGTCTCCAAAGCGCTGGAGGATGGGCTTGCCGTCGCCGATCAGGGCGGCCAAACTGCCGATGGACTTGCCGTAAGCATGGTTGTCGGTTACCGGTTCGGTCAGGATCACCTTGGACAGGAACGCAAAGTTCGTACTCTCGGAGCTTTTATGCTTGTAAGCATGCCCGTTGACACAAACAAAGTTTTTGTAACTTTCGATAGAAACAAAGCCCCTGTGATTGGTGCAAAACGTCCGGGTCTGATCATCATATTTTAATGTCTGTATAAAAAAAGTGGGGTCGTAGATGACCTCGCACAGATCCTGCATAATATCACTGTGGACTTCCACGCGCACACCCACCTCAATGCCTCTTTGTGTCAGGCCGAGCCCGTATTTATGCGCCAGACTTCCGATCCAATCCGATCCGGCCCGGCCCGGGGCCAGGATAATGTAATTTGAAAAGTATTTTCTTCTGTTGGTAACGACACCCTTGGCCCGGCCGTTTTCGACAATGACGTCCCTGGCCTCTTCTGAGGTGTGAATGGTCACGCCTTTGGACTTGATGTCATCAGCGATACCCGCAATATGTTCAGGCAAACGATCACTGCCGATGTGTTTTTGTTTGATGATTAAAAGGTCGATTCCGTGCCGCTTGGCTTTTTTGCGGATGCTCCTGGCTTCTTCCATGCTGGTCGGATAAACCGGGCCGTCCATCCCGAATCTGTTGAATAATTGTTCGGTCTCATCAATCAGTTCCTGGGCTTTGGAAGCCGGCATGAACTGGGTAAGATCGGTCTTGCCCAACTTGTGAATGTAGTTCAGCTTGCCGTCGGAAAATAGTCCTGCTCCGCCGACACCGCACAGGATAGCGCACGGCTTACACCGCATGCATTGCCGGTTGTCGTGCATCGGGCATTTGCGTTTCAGCGGGCCTTTACCTTTTTCGATGATGAGGACTTGAAGGTCGGAGTGCTCGCACAGATAATGGGCTGCAAACAGGCCGGCAGGCCCCCCGCCCACAATGATGACATCATAGTCTGTATTCTTTCGGGTGGCAGTGGCAACAGACATATTTCTCCTTAAAAACAAAAGATATTTGATTCCCTTTTAAAATTTGAAACGCTTAGCTTAGGTAAAAATATCTTTGGTCATTGCTCACTTGTCACCGGTCATTGATTCGATCCTCAAGCACAGCGGTCTTTTTTGCCAATGACAAATGACAAACGGCTAAATTCCAAATAGCATGGAGACATCAGAACCGCAATGGTTTTCACCATTAGCGATCGGCATATTTTTGACAGGGTGCAGCAGTTTCCATACACGATCTTATTCCACGAACAGGGGCACCACTTCGAAGCGCTTAACATCCACCAACCCTTTGTCGGTGATTTTAAGCTCCGGAATCACCGGCAGTGCCAGAAATGAGAGGGTCATAAACGGATAGGGCAGGATTGCCCCGAACTCACGGGCGACCCGGATGAGCCTGTCCAGTTTTTTCTTTACCGTTTGAACCGGTTCTGCGGACATGAGGCCGGCGATGGGAAGCGGCAGATCGGCGCGGATTTCACCGCTTGAGGCTGCTGCCAGGCCGCCGCCCATGTTAACGACTGCCTGTACGGCCGCTTGCATGTCTTCATCATTTGTTCCCACAACGATGATATTGTGAGAATCATGGGCCACGCTGGATGCCAGGGCGCCTTGCTTGAGGCCGAACCCCCTGACAAAGGCCTTGCCGATATTACCGAAGCCGCGGTGGCGTTCAATCACGGCGAGTTTTAAAAGATCGCGTGCCGGATCGGAGACGGCCAGACTTCCGGATGTCGGCGGGTCCTCAATCTGCTGGCGGGTCATAATTTGATCGGGAATGATCTCGATGACCCGGATGCGCCCCGATTTCAGCGGGATTGCAAAATCGATGCGTTCAAGATCGACGTTCATGGACGGAGGGCAGGGGATCGGGTCCGGTTTTTCAATTTCCGGCAAGATTTCGCCGTTTTCGGCCACCAGGACACCGTTGCGATAGACCGCTTCTATTACCGGGGCGTTTAAGTCTGAGAAAACCACCAGATCCGCCTGCCGGCCCGGTACGATGGCGCCGGCATCCTTGAGGCCGAAATATTCAGCCGGGTTGAGGGTGGCCATCTGGATGGCGATCACCGGATCCAAACCTGAACGAATGGCCTGGCGAACCAGCGCATCGATGTGCCCGTTTTCCAGCAGATCCTGGGGATGGCGGTCGTCCGTGCACCACATCAGGCGACGGGCGGTGTAAGGGTTGACAATCGGAAGCAGGGCATCAAGATTCTTGGCCGCGGAGCCCTCCCGGATCATGATATACATGCCGGCAGCTAATTTTTCCTGCGCTTCGGCGGCCGTGGTGCATTCATGGTCGCTGGATATTCCGGCGATAATATAGGCATATAGATCATGTCCGCTAAGTCCGGGGGCATGACCGTCAACCGGTTTGCGTTGTGTTTTGGCGTTTTCGATTTTGAGCAAAATATCCGGGTCCTGGTTGATGACGCCCGGAGCGTTCATCATTTCCGCCAGGGCCAAAATTCGATGGTGGCTCATGAACGGCAAAAGATCATAGGCAGAGAGTGTGGCTCCCGAAGTTTCCATGTTGGTGGCAGGGACGCACGAGGGCAGCGAAAAATAGACGTTCATCGGCTGGTTTTCAGCCGAACGCAGCATGTAGTTGATGCCCCTGGTGCCTAAGACATTGGCGATTTCATGGGGGTCTGCCACCACGGTTGTTGTCCCTAGAGGAAGTATGGCCCGGGCAAATTCGGTAATACAGGTCATGGCGCTTTCGATATGGACGTGGGCGTCGACGAACCCCGGAGCCACAAAACGCCCGCCGAGATCAACCGTAATTTTGGCAGGATATCGGCCGAAGCCGACGATATGGCCGTTGGCCACGGCAATGTTTCCTGAAACGATTTCCCCTGAGAAGACATTAATCATGCGGGTGTTGGTCAAAAGCAGATCAATCTCTTTTTGACCGCGGGCCGATCGGATCATTTCATAAAGATTCATGGCGGGTCACCTTTTTTGGGGAAAAATATTCATGAAATATCCGGGTTAGGTACCATAAAAGGTATGTTCATGCCAATACGATATCGTAAGGGTGTGCAAATAAAGATTTGGAATCTCATCTCTTAAAGCACAAATTGGAATACAGGGCCGGTCTGACCGCTACACCCTCAAAAAGCGCTTGACAGAAGCGGATTGTGTTCCATATTAACCAAACGAACGTTTGTTCAGTATTCACCCCTTGATGCTGAGGTTTAAAACGACATGCGACCCACAAATTCAGAATGCAAACAGCGAATTTTATCAGATGTCATCCCCATCTTTGCAAAGATGGGCTATAATCAGGTCACCATGCGGGAAATTGCCGCCAAAGCGGGGATCGCTCCCGGTTCGCTGTATCACCATTCCGCATACGATACGCCGTGCTGGATCCAAAAAGCCTCTATTTTGTTGCGCTGCTTGAAGAAAACAAGCTCAAAGGGGTAACTCCGGGCAATGCGGTTACCATAAGGGTCGATGCATACCCGAATCAAAAGTACAAGGGCGTCGTCAGCCAGGTGCTTCCGGCGTCCGCCGCAACGTTTGCCCTTGCGCCCCGCGACATATCCGCGGGTGAATTTACCAAGGTGGCACAGCGGATACCGGTGCGCATCGATATCACCGACGGCGATATCAGTGTGCTGCAGGTCGGCTTGAGCGGGGAAGTGGAAATCCGGCGGAAAGGATCATGATGCAGGCAGCGTCCACAGATCTTCCGATATATCGCACCATTTCCCCCGGTTATCGGGCCTTTCTGACGGTCATCATCATGACCGGAGCCTTTATGGCCATTCTGGACACAACCATCGTGGTTGTTGTGATTCCCAAGCCTGGCGATCCATTTTGAAGGGATCGGCATCATGCAGAACTACGGGTATGTCCGGCGATTCGTAGATTTGACCACCATGCGGCTTTCCGCGCTGTTTACCGACAAGGCGGCGCTTGGAAAAGCGCATGTATTTTTTGACCGGGTGCAGGGATTGCAGGCCCTGAACTTCGCTTTTCAGGATACTTTCAAGAACTGCTTTGTATTTGCCCTCATCGGCAGTACCTTTCTGATCCTGATTCTTGTGACTGAAAAAACGACGAAAAGGGAGGTCGTTTAGAGGAAATAATATATGAAGCATCGGATAAGTGAAATTATCAGTTTAAGCCTTATCCTCCTTGTCGTGACAGCCTGCAATCCGTTTAGACCCAAGGTGAGGCCGTCGCCGGCAGGTGAATTGCCGCGCACGTTTTCGCTGTATACGTCGGAATCCGACCCGGCCAAACGGTGGTGGGAAGAATTTAATGATTCTGATCTCAACACGCTGATCACCACAGCACTCTCCGACAACTTAACCTTGAAAGAAGCCTGGGCGCGGCTCAATCAAGTCCGGTCCCTGGCTGTTCAGGCCGGTGCGGCACTTTATCCGGACCTGACAGGAAATGCCGGGGCTTCTTATACACGGCAACGGTCCGGCAACGGCACCCGCAAAACCGTATCGAATGAAGATTATTCCCTGGGGGTTGTCAGCAGCTATGAACTGGATCTCTGGGGGCGTATCCGGTCCGGGCGGGAATCCGCCCTGCTGGAGGCGTCCGCCGCCCGGGAAGATTTGAATGCGGCTGCAATGACCCTGGCGGCTGAAGTTGCCGGGCGCTGGGTAAACATTATTGCCCACAGGATGCAAAAACAGCTTTTGGAACGGCAGCTTCAAACCAACCTGACATACCTGGAACTTATCGAGCTGAGGTTCCGGGCGGCAATGGTGTCGGCACTGGATGTTTATCAACAAAAACAAGTTGTTGAAGACATCCTGGCCGAAATCCCGCTGGTCGAGGCCCGGGAGCAGTTGCTCAGGCATGACCTGGCAGTGTTGCTGGGGAAACCGCCGCAGACTTTTATAAAGATCAGCCGTGAAGACTTGCCGAAACCGGCCGAGATCCCGGCAACCGGACTGCCGGCCGATCTGCTGTCGGCCCGTCCGGATTTGCGGGCGGCCGGGATGCGCCTGTGGGCGGCGGACTGGCAACTGGCGGCCGCGCGTGCCGACCGGCTGCCGGCGATCGGCCTGACGGCTCAGGCCCGCTACGGCGGAGGCGATGCGGACGTGCTTTTCGATAACTGGCTGCTCAGCCTGGCGGGCAATCTGACCGCACCGATATTCGACGGCAAACGACGGGCGGCCGAAGTGGACCGCCGGCTGGCGGTTGTGGATGAAAACTTGTCGGCATACCGGCAAACGGTTTTAACGGCCATCAAGGAAGTCGAAGATGCGCTGGTCAGCGAGTCCAAGCAGCGGGAGCACATCAAGGGACTCGAGCAGGTTACGGCCACTGCGCGTAAGGCCCTAAAGGAGGCCGGGAATCGCTATCGTAAAGGACTTACCGACTATCTGCCGGTGTTGACCCAGTTGTTAAAAGTTCAGGGGCTCGAGAGGGATTTAATCCAGCAGCAGGCGAACCTGCTGGGTGCCCGCATCAGCCTCTATCGCGCCCTGGGCGGAACATGGACGGAATCGCTGAACCCGTTTGCCCGTTAGCCGGTTGAACCCGTTTGCCCGTTAGCCGGTTGGCCCGTTAGCCGGTTGGCCCGTTAGCCGGTTGGCCCGTTTTGAGTGGATTCTATCTATCTTAAAAAGGCAGAATACCTCAGCTTCCCTGCTTGATACGGGATAAACAGGTATTTTATTAGCCTAAACCTAATTAATATCACTTTGGGCGCTTTTAAAGAATAATTACGGGCTCAACGGGCACACAGGCAAACCGGCAAACTTTTACCGTTCCAAGCATTGTGGTTCATTCAAAAAACACTTTTACTCTAAAGAGCATAAATTTTAGAAACAAGCAGACAGGCATGAAAATGGCGGATAATGCGCAAAGCAATATGTTGCCCGAAAAACAGCCGAACCCCGGCGGAAGTCCGCGACCCATCGTCAGGATTCTCCTAGCGCTTGTCATCCTCAGCATCGGTGCGGGTACGGCAGCTTACCTAAAAAACAGTGCGCCCCGAACCCAGAAGCGGCCGCCGGCCAAGTTGAGTCCGACGGTTCAGGTCGAAACCGTACAGCCCTGCGGATACCAGGTTGTCGTAACGGCCATGGGAACCGTTATTCCTGCCAGCAAGCTGGTGCTGAAGTCCCGCGTGTCCGGAGAAATCGTCGGCATCCATCCCGAATTCACGGAAGGCGGGTTTTTTAAAAAAGACATGAAAGTGCTCCAGATCGATCCTGTGGACTACGAACTGGCCCTGGTGCGCAAGCGGAGCGCTGTAGCCGAGGCCGAGTATGCCCTGAAACTGGAACTGGGCCATCAGGCCGTGGCCAAGCGTGAATGGGAGCTGTTAAGCGGATCTCAACCGGCGCAAGAACTGGAAGAAGAACTGGTGCTGCGCAAACCCCATCTGGACAAAGCCGGAGCGAGCCTGGCGGCGGCCGAGGCCGACCTTAGATCGGCCATGCTGGATCTTAATCGAACCCATATCACGGTGCCGTTTAATGCCATGGTTCGTTTGAAATCGGTGGATCTTGGATCTCAGGTGACGCCGCAGGATGCGATGGCCGAACTGGTAGGGACCGATGCATACAGAATCCAGGTATCCATACCGGTCGATCGACTTGAATGGATTAAAATCCCCGGTCAAGCCGGCGATTCGGGTTCCAAAGCCCGGATCATTTACGGCCAGGGTCATGAATGCGACGGTATCGTTATCAGGCTTATGGGGGATCTGTCGGACGAAGGGCGCATGGCCCGCATTCTGGTGGAGGTCGCGGACCCGCTGGGCTTGAACACTCCCGAGAAGGACCGCGCGCCGCTTTTGATCGGCGAGTACGTCCGGGTAAAAATCGAAGGCCGCAGACTCGACGGCGTATTTAAAATTCCGCGCACCGCCCTGAGGGACAATTCAAGCGTCTGGATCGCCGGCGAAAAGCAAACACTGGAAATCCGCAAGGTGCGTCCGGTCTGGCGTGACGCCGACCTTGTCCTGCTGCAAGACGGCTTGAAACCCGGAGAACGGCTGATTGTTTCGGATCTGGCGGCAGCGGTGGAGGGCATGGCGGTGCGGGTCGATGCTTTGAAATCCGAAACAAGGAGCGACCTGTCTGCGATTAACAAGGCAGGAGGGGAGTAGTCCCTTAATTGTAGAATTTGTGCTTTTGGTGGCAAAACTTTTTTCACTTTGCCACAAAGACACCAAGGCACGAAGACAAAAAACAGATATTTTCTTTGTGCCTTGGTGACTTCGCGGCAAATTTTTAACCAATAAACCAATAACAGTATCCGTATTCAAGATACACGTACTTATTATGAACAGTCTGCCGCAAAAGGATCCCGAAAAAAAGGGGGCCATCGTCTGGATGGCCGGTCATTCCGTGACAGCCAATCTTCTGATGCTGGTGCTCCTGTTGGGAGGGCTGTATATGGCCACCCGCATAAAGAAAGAAGTTTTTCCCGACTTTGAACTGGATCAGGTCCAAATCACCGTCCCTTATCCCGGTGCCAGTCCCCAGGAAGTGGAAAAGGGCATCATTTTGGCCATAGAGGAAGCCGTTCAGGGTCTGGAAGGTGTCGATGAAGTGCGGGCATCTGCCAGAGAAGGCTCTGGAACGGTTACCGTGGAAATGATAGAGGGCGAGAATCTGCAAAAGCTGGCCCAGGACATCCAGAACGAGGTGGACCGGATTACCTCTTTTCCTGAAGAAGCCGAAAAACCACAGGTGGTGATTGTTTCCAGAAAGCGTTATGTTGTTTCGCTGGCGCTTTACGGCGACCAGAGCGAAGGGGTTTTGCGTGAATATTCAGAATACTTGCGGGACCGCCTGCTTCAGGAAGCGGACATCACCCAGGTGGAACTGACGGGTGTGCGCAACTATGAAATCAGCGTCGAAATTCCCCAGGATACGCTCCGGACCTATAACCTTACCCTCGAGGAAGTTGCCGCGCGGATCGGCCGGGCTTCCGTGGAACTTCCCGGTGGTGCCGTCAAAACCCCCGGGGGCGATGTTTTGGTACGCATTAAGGAGCGCCGGGATTACGGGCATGAATTCGGAAAGATTCCGATTATTACGGCCAACGACGGAACCCAGGTTCTGCTGGAAGATATCGCCGATATTAAGGACGGGTTCGAAGAAACCGACTATGCCGCCACCTATAACGGCAAACCCGCAGTGATGATCGACGTCTATCGGGTCGGTGATCAGACCCCTGTCGCGGTTTCCGATGCCGTTAAAAAGGTCGTAGCTGAAGTCAATGAGCAATTGCCTCCCGACCTGGCGATCGTTCTGCGCAATGACCGGTCGGATATCTACCGCCAGCGCATGGGGCTGCTGATCAAAAACGGATTTTTCGGGTTGGGGCTGGTGTTTATTTTACTGGCATTATTTCTGGAAGCCCGGCTGGCCTTCTGGGTGGCTCTCGGCATTCCCATATCTTTTCTGGGCTCTCTTTTGATTTTGCCGGCTGCGGACGTCAGCATTAACATGGTCTCCATGTTCGCGTTTATTGTCACCCTGGGTATCGTGGTGGACGATGCCATCGTGGTCGGCGAAAACGTTTACCATCATTACCAGCGCGGGGTCCCCTGGCTCGAAGCCTCCGTAGCGGGGACCAGAGAAATCGCCATGCCGGTTATTTTCGGCGTCCTGACCAACATGGTGGCTTTCGTTCCCATGTTTTTTGTTCCCGGTATCCTGGGAAAGGTTTTCAAGCAGATTCCGGTGGTCGTGATCAGCGTCTTTGCAATTTCCCTGGCCGAATGCTTTTTTATTCTTCCCGCCCACGTTGGCCATCAAAAACCGCAGCGCAAGGGATTCTTGAGCTGGATGTATACCCGGCAGCAACGCTTCAGCGAAGGCTTTGTCCGTCTGGTTGTCCGGCGATACGGCCCCTTGCTGGATCTGGCCCTGCGTTGGCGATATGTGACGGTGTC harbors:
- a CDS encoding CBS domain-containing protein gives rise to the protein MLKVKDIMTTELITVLPETEVLQAAKLLLENRINGVPVVDKAGKLVGILCQSDLIAQQKRLPIPSFFTFMDGLFSLSSMKQLEKQVQKIAAITVAQAMTPNPVFVQPDTDIEVVAHLMVDKGFHTIPVLRGEKLVGIVGKEDILRTLIPKQNIS
- a CDS encoding NAD(P)/FAD-dependent oxidoreductase, with the protein product MSVATATRKNTDYDVIIVGGGPAGLFAAHYLCEHSDLQVLIIEKGKGPLKRKCPMHDNRQCMRCKPCAILCGVGGAGLFSDGKLNYIHKLGKTDLTQFMPASKAQELIDETEQLFNRFGMDGPVYPTSMEEARSIRKKAKRHGIDLLIIKQKHIGSDRLPEHIAGIADDIKSKGVTIHTSEEARDVIVENGRAKGVVTNRRKYFSNYIILAPGRAGSDWIGSLAHKYGLGLTQRGIEVGVRVEVHSDIMQDLCEVIYDPTFFIQTLKYDDQTRTFCTNHRGFVSIESYKNFVCVNGHAYKHKSSESTNFAFLSKVILTEPVTDNHAYGKSIGSLAALIGDGKPILQRFGDLKRGRRSTWPRIKKGYIEPTLTNVVCGDIAMALPERILTNIIEGLDKLSCVVPGVSNDETLLYAPEIKFFATQIDSSKELETKIKGMYIAGDGPGVAGNIVSASATGLIPAKAIIDKTQT
- the ade gene encoding adenine deaminase, giving the protein MNLYEMIRSARGQKEIDLLLTNTRMINVFSGEIVSGNIAVANGHIVGFGRYPAKITVDLGGRFVAPGFVDAHVHIESAMTCITEFARAILPLGTTTVVADPHEIANVLGTRGINYMLRSAENQPMNVYFSLPSCVPATNMETSGATLSAYDLLPFMSHHRILALAEMMNAPGVINQDPDILLKIENAKTQRKPVDGHAPGLSGHDLYAYIIAGISSDHECTTAAEAQEKLAAGMYIMIREGSAAKNLDALLPIVNPYTARRLMWCTDDRHPQDLLENGHIDALVRQAIRSGLDPVIAIQMATLNPAEYFGLKDAGAIVPGRQADLVVFSDLNAPVIEAVYRNGVLVAENGEILPEIEKPDPIPCPPSMNVDLERIDFAIPLKSGRIRVIEIIPDQIMTRQQIEDPPTSGSLAVSDPARDLLKLAVIERHRGFGNIGKAFVRGFGLKQGALASSVAHDSHNIIVVGTNDEDMQAAVQAVVNMGGGLAAASSGEIRADLPLPIAGLMSAEPVQTVKKKLDRLIRVAREFGAILPYPFMTLSFLALPVIPELKITDKGLVDVKRFEVVPLFVE
- a CDS encoding TetR/AcrR family transcriptional regulator gives rise to the protein MRPTNSECKQRILSDVIPIFAKMGYNQVTMREIAAKAGIAPGSLYHHSAYDTPCWIQKASILLRCLKKTSSKG
- a CDS encoding HlyD family secretion protein yields the protein MRYAVLDPKSLYFVALLEENKLKGVTPGNAVTIRVDAYPNQKYKGVVSQVLPASAATFALAPRDISAGEFTKVAQRIPVRIDITDGDISVLQVGLSGEVEIRRKGS
- a CDS encoding efflux transporter outer membrane subunit translates to MKHRISEIISLSLILLVVTACNPFRPKVRPSPAGELPRTFSLYTSESDPAKRWWEEFNDSDLNTLITTALSDNLTLKEAWARLNQVRSLAVQAGAALYPDLTGNAGASYTRQRSGNGTRKTVSNEDYSLGVVSSYELDLWGRIRSGRESALLEASAAREDLNAAAMTLAAEVAGRWVNIIAHRMQKQLLERQLQTNLTYLELIELRFRAAMVSALDVYQQKQVVEDILAEIPLVEAREQLLRHDLAVLLGKPPQTFIKISREDLPKPAEIPATGLPADLLSARPDLRAAGMRLWAADWQLAAARADRLPAIGLTAQARYGGGDADVLFDNWLLSLAGNLTAPIFDGKRRAAEVDRRLAVVDENLSAYRQTVLTAIKEVEDALVSESKQREHIKGLEQVTATARKALKEAGNRYRKGLTDYLPVLTQLLKVQGLERDLIQQQANLLGARISLYRALGGTWTESLNPFAR
- a CDS encoding efflux RND transporter periplasmic adaptor subunit, with product MKMADNAQSNMLPEKQPNPGGSPRPIVRILLALVILSIGAGTAAYLKNSAPRTQKRPPAKLSPTVQVETVQPCGYQVVVTAMGTVIPASKLVLKSRVSGEIVGIHPEFTEGGFFKKDMKVLQIDPVDYELALVRKRSAVAEAEYALKLELGHQAVAKREWELLSGSQPAQELEEELVLRKPHLDKAGASLAAAEADLRSAMLDLNRTHITVPFNAMVRLKSVDLGSQVTPQDAMAELVGTDAYRIQVSIPVDRLEWIKIPGQAGDSGSKARIIYGQGHECDGIVIRLMGDLSDEGRMARILVEVADPLGLNTPEKDRAPLLIGEYVRVKIEGRRLDGVFKIPRTALRDNSSVWIAGEKQTLEIRKVRPVWRDADLVLLQDGLKPGERLIVSDLAAAVEGMAVRVDALKSETRSDLSAINKAGGE
- a CDS encoding efflux RND transporter permease subunit → MNSLPQKDPEKKGAIVWMAGHSVTANLLMLVLLLGGLYMATRIKKEVFPDFELDQVQITVPYPGASPQEVEKGIILAIEEAVQGLEGVDEVRASAREGSGTVTVEMIEGENLQKLAQDIQNEVDRITSFPEEAEKPQVVIVSRKRYVVSLALYGDQSEGVLREYSEYLRDRLLQEADITQVELTGVRNYEISVEIPQDTLRTYNLTLEEVAARIGRASVELPGGAVKTPGGDVLVRIKERRDYGHEFGKIPIITANDGTQVLLEDIADIKDGFEETDYAATYNGKPAVMIDVYRVGDQTPVAVSDAVKKVVAEVNEQLPPDLAIVLRNDRSDIYRQRMGLLIKNGFFGLGLVFILLALFLEARLAFWVALGIPISFLGSLLILPAADVSINMVSMFAFIVTLGIVVDDAIVVGENVYHHYQRGVPWLEASVAGTREIAMPVIFGVLTNMVAFVPMFFVPGILGKVFKQIPVVVISVFAISLAECFFILPAHVGHQKPQRKGFLSWMYTRQQRFSEGFVRLVVRRYGPLLDLALRWRYVTVSVGLAVLLIMAGYVKSGRMGFELFPKIESDYAQVTATLPFGSAFEKTQKVQQMLVRAAQEVVAANGEQKLAEGIFASIHVNKAEVRIYLTPADKRPLSTAQVTERWRERVGVIPGLESILFESDAGGPGRGAAITLELSHKDIGLLEQAAAEVAAALGFYPNVKDIDDGFAPGKQQLDFQIKPEARSLGLRSREVARQVRHAYYGAEALRQQRGRNEIKVMVRLPKDERVSEYNLEEMILRTPAGNEIPLRSAVSIQRGRAYTDINRRNGRRIVSVEADVRPRSQAGQVLASLKAETLPSLQEKYPGLAYSFEGHQADQRESMQSLMRGLLAALVVIFAMLAVPLNSYIQPLIIMAAVPFGIVGAVLGHLIMGYSLSVLSMFGVVALCGVVVNDSLVLIDFANRRKRAGMSRFDAIHQAGIHRFRPIILTTLTTFGGLSPMIFETSRQARFLIPMALSLGYGILFATVITLVLVPSLYLIIDDISQLMRTKPAADIQTRPESGS